From a region of the Myxococcus fulvus genome:
- a CDS encoding zinc-dependent metalloprotease — MRWNSPLRRGLFGAVTTILALGVGCGPASDANEPQPPTPEAPAESLQVELDDAFVAVPRKVSAEEQGRVVQRLDGSVSNSGESFYLAIRKSELGQRWFMSAYLKQLHPGAVYYGAASSLGTRVVSFKEQNGKLFVFDADDRKTMSDVFDPEVLIEAWPIVNDYGAFNVLRGSNSYILVDPTAGLNRYGVMGEAYGATGVRFQTELSFAQRFRKISDGVTFEQVFTGYADVPDPSAPDFLEDNLFRTSGTLGIALRQYKEGQGYTPTELPWLEHYFRGEPRILPNTGYVTQTAAKWNIRPGMKPIKWIITDTVNKVQADPRFANYDVVAAVKRGVEGWNQAFGFKVFEASVGATSGFADDDKNVIIFDPDASAGFAFADWRLNPNTSEIRGATVYVNALWLELADGEFGDDAQAAVAAKLKNARKPVRMSWGGFEKDHLCAMPLPPMRDDALAKHKKLPGPAAETQRTKKEKVEAYLTHVILHEVGHTLGLRHNFAGSLVYTGAPNSPRSNSVMEYVYDPDAIFVDTPQSYDVQAVRYLYDLSPDEPTELFCTDEDTEVEPYCNPYDRYSDPLGAFYGSTYALVQELLLYEVLPFPLLAGSFDYYLNATLQWARSGVEADQTYAYDVAIAAVRPPLAVPPDAGPGYGAVADDLARRVLSRLYLDPIAARGSFTATPDEDNAITPQVLADIHGILINVDGVRGFQSRRAMVDILKNMQSLPAYVALRQGRDAVQAQLGTLSGTELIQAEDLLARIQAALSPYYR, encoded by the coding sequence ATGAGGTGGAATTCCCCGCTGCGGCGCGGCCTGTTCGGCGCCGTCACCACCATCTTGGCCCTGGGCGTTGGCTGCGGTCCCGCATCCGACGCGAACGAGCCTCAACCCCCGACCCCCGAAGCACCCGCCGAGTCGTTGCAGGTGGAGCTGGATGACGCGTTCGTCGCCGTGCCGCGCAAGGTGAGCGCCGAGGAGCAGGGCCGGGTCGTCCAGCGACTGGACGGCTCCGTGTCGAACTCCGGCGAGAGCTTCTACCTGGCCATCCGCAAGAGCGAGCTGGGGCAGCGCTGGTTCATGTCGGCGTACCTCAAGCAGCTGCACCCCGGCGCGGTGTACTACGGCGCGGCGTCCTCGCTGGGCACGCGCGTGGTGAGCTTCAAGGAGCAGAACGGGAAGCTGTTCGTCTTCGACGCGGATGACCGCAAGACGATGAGCGACGTGTTCGACCCGGAGGTGCTCATCGAGGCGTGGCCCATCGTCAACGACTACGGCGCCTTCAACGTCCTGCGCGGCTCCAACAGCTACATCCTGGTGGACCCGACGGCGGGGCTCAACCGCTACGGCGTGATGGGCGAGGCCTACGGCGCCACGGGCGTGCGCTTCCAGACGGAGCTGAGCTTCGCGCAGCGCTTCCGGAAGATCTCCGACGGCGTGACGTTCGAGCAGGTGTTCACCGGCTACGCGGACGTGCCGGACCCGTCCGCGCCGGACTTCCTGGAGGACAACCTGTTCCGCACCTCCGGCACGCTGGGCATCGCGCTGCGCCAGTACAAGGAGGGCCAGGGCTACACCCCCACGGAGCTGCCGTGGCTGGAGCACTACTTCCGCGGTGAGCCGCGCATCCTCCCCAACACGGGCTACGTCACCCAGACGGCGGCGAAGTGGAACATCCGCCCGGGCATGAAGCCCATCAAGTGGATCATCACCGACACGGTGAACAAGGTGCAGGCCGACCCGCGCTTCGCCAACTACGACGTGGTGGCGGCGGTGAAGCGGGGCGTCGAGGGCTGGAACCAGGCGTTCGGCTTCAAGGTGTTCGAGGCCTCCGTGGGCGCCACGTCGGGCTTCGCGGACGACGACAAGAACGTCATCATCTTCGACCCGGACGCGTCCGCGGGCTTCGCCTTCGCCGACTGGCGCCTCAACCCCAACACCAGCGAGATTCGCGGCGCCACCGTCTACGTCAACGCGCTGTGGCTGGAGCTGGCCGACGGTGAGTTCGGCGACGACGCGCAGGCCGCCGTCGCGGCGAAGCTGAAGAACGCGCGCAAGCCGGTGCGCATGTCGTGGGGCGGCTTCGAGAAGGACCACCTGTGCGCGATGCCCCTGCCCCCCATGCGCGACGACGCGCTGGCGAAGCACAAGAAGCTGCCGGGGCCCGCCGCGGAGACGCAGCGCACGAAGAAGGAGAAGGTGGAGGCGTACCTGACGCACGTCATCCTCCACGAGGTGGGCCACACGCTGGGCCTGCGCCACAACTTCGCGGGCTCGCTCGTGTACACGGGCGCGCCCAACAGCCCGCGCTCCAACTCGGTGATGGAGTACGTGTACGACCCCGACGCCATCTTCGTGGACACGCCGCAGTCCTACGACGTGCAGGCCGTCCGCTACCTGTACGATTTGTCGCCGGACGAGCCCACCGAGCTGTTCTGCACGGACGAGGACACGGAGGTGGAGCCGTACTGCAACCCGTATGACCGCTACTCCGACCCGCTGGGCGCCTTCTACGGCTCCACGTACGCGCTGGTGCAGGAGCTGCTGCTGTACGAGGTCCTCCCCTTCCCGCTGCTCGCGGGCTCGTTCGACTACTACCTGAACGCGACGCTGCAGTGGGCGCGCTCGGGTGTGGAGGCGGACCAGACGTACGCGTACGACGTCGCCATCGCGGCCGTGCGTCCTCCGCTCGCGGTTCCGCCGGACGCGGGCCCGGGCTACGGCGCGGTGGCGGATGACCTCGCCCGTCGCGTGCTGTCCCGCCTGTACCTGGACCCCATCGCCGCGCGCGGCAGCTTCACGGCCACGCCCGACGAGGACAACGCCATCACCCCGCAGGTGCTCGCGGACATCCACGGCATCCTCATCAACGTGGACGGCGTGCGCGGCTTCCAGTCCCGCCGCGCCATGGTGGACATCCTGAAGAACATGCAGAGCCTGCCGGCCTACGTGGCCCTGCGCCAGGGCCGCGACGCGGTCCAGGCCCAGCTGGGGACGCTCAGCGGCACGGAGCTCATCCAGGCCGAGGATCTGCTGGCGCGCATCCAGGCCGCGCTGTCGCCGTACTACCGCTGA
- a CDS encoding 2OG-Fe(II) oxygenase — MSAYITHRHALPPGELEALRDALLGSRFVARSPLMGTFQGSRGFALIFTREGRPALEARFPFLTPFLGRVLEPGSARGLLSWRERLFGGRHPEPNAFYLNLLLLDAGMGVGRHIDATLQGPSGVPDATPRHVSVLYLQVPPGARGGALRLLEDNRPLGEVRPRPGLLVHFQGHLQHEVQPFIGASDDTQRASLVCEQYVFPPEALARLPPFRIQSKAGFAAYLDSQRERTDG; from the coding sequence TTGAGCGCCTACATCACCCACCGTCACGCCCTGCCTCCCGGTGAGCTGGAGGCCCTCCGGGACGCCCTGCTCGGCTCGCGCTTCGTGGCGCGCAGCCCGTTGATGGGGACGTTCCAGGGCAGCCGGGGCTTCGCCCTCATCTTCACGCGCGAGGGCCGCCCGGCCCTGGAGGCGCGCTTCCCCTTCCTCACCCCCTTCCTGGGACGCGTGCTGGAGCCCGGGAGCGCGCGGGGCCTGCTGTCGTGGCGCGAGCGACTGTTCGGCGGACGACACCCCGAGCCGAATGCCTTCTATCTGAACCTCCTCCTGCTCGACGCGGGCATGGGCGTGGGCCGCCACATCGACGCCACGCTCCAGGGCCCCAGCGGCGTGCCGGACGCCACGCCCCGCCACGTCAGCGTGCTCTACCTCCAGGTGCCGCCCGGCGCGCGAGGGGGCGCGCTGCGGCTGCTCGAGGACAACCGCCCGTTGGGCGAGGTGCGGCCGCGCCCAGGCCTGCTGGTGCACTTCCAGGGACACCTCCAGCACGAGGTGCAGCCCTTCATCGGCGCGAGCGACGACACCCAGCGCGCCAGCCTCGTGTGCGAGCAGTACGTCTTCCCGCCCGAGGCTCTCGCGCGCCTGCCGCCCTTCCGCATCCAGTCCAAGGCGGGCTTCGCGGCCTACCTGGACTCGCAGCGCGAGCGCACCGACGGCTGA
- a CDS encoding acetylserotonin O-methyltransferase, translating to MSQQPRPVNSAPSTAPSSPPAAAVMTQMVYGFWISRSLQIMAELGIADIIGDEPKTAEELAKASGTHAPALRRMLRLLSGLGVLIKDEQTQAFGLTELGEMLRKDSPGSVYGSLRAHGHLLSWSAWGDLVSSLKTGQPSVEKFMGDSFFGYLSSHPEDAAIFNGSMAAYQSLNAPAVVGAYDFSQVRSVVDVGGGTGTLLGHILQSHPHLKGALFELPHVKAEATARLNGMGLGNRCQVLEGDFFAKIPAGHDVYILSQILHDWDDERSLKILTNMREAMGPQSKLLIVETVLPGDNVQHFGNLYDMAMLVLVGGRERTGPEYSALVEKAGLRVHRVLPTYMPPSVVEVVPA from the coding sequence ATGAGCCAGCAACCTCGTCCCGTCAACAGTGCTCCCTCCACTGCTCCCAGCTCTCCGCCGGCCGCGGCGGTGATGACCCAGATGGTCTACGGCTTCTGGATTTCTCGCAGCCTGCAAATCATGGCGGAGCTCGGCATCGCCGACATCATCGGTGACGAGCCCAAGACGGCGGAGGAGCTCGCCAAGGCGAGCGGCACGCATGCCCCCGCGCTGCGCCGCATGCTCCGGCTGCTCAGCGGGCTGGGCGTGCTCATCAAGGACGAGCAGACGCAGGCCTTCGGGCTGACGGAGCTGGGGGAGATGCTGCGCAAGGACAGCCCCGGCTCGGTGTACGGCTCCCTTCGGGCGCACGGCCACCTGCTGTCGTGGTCGGCCTGGGGGGATCTGGTGTCGTCGCTGAAGACGGGGCAGCCGTCCGTCGAGAAGTTCATGGGGGACAGCTTCTTCGGCTACCTGTCGAGTCATCCGGAGGATGCGGCCATCTTCAACGGCAGCATGGCCGCGTACCAGAGCCTCAACGCGCCGGCGGTGGTGGGCGCGTACGACTTCTCGCAGGTCCGCTCGGTGGTGGACGTGGGCGGCGGCACGGGCACGCTGCTGGGGCACATCCTCCAGTCGCACCCGCACCTGAAGGGCGCGCTGTTCGAGCTGCCGCACGTGAAGGCGGAGGCGACGGCGCGGCTGAACGGGATGGGGCTGGGCAACCGCTGCCAGGTGCTGGAGGGGGACTTCTTCGCCAAGATTCCGGCGGGCCACGACGTCTACATCCTGTCGCAGATCCTCCACGACTGGGACGACGAGCGCAGCCTGAAGATCCTCACCAACATGCGCGAGGCGATGGGGCCGCAGTCCAAGCTGCTCATCGTGGAGACGGTGCTGCCGGGCGACAACGTGCAGCACTTCGGCAACCTCTACGACATGGCCATGCTGGTGCTGGTGGGCGGCCGCGAGCGCACGGGCCCTGAGTACTCCGCGCTGGTGGAGAAGGCGGGCCTGCGCGTGCACCGCGTGCTGCCCACGTACATGCCGCCGAGCGTGGTGGAGGTCGTCCCCGCATAG
- a CDS encoding DNA topoisomerase IB: MQATAATARPLRAPARSRGLTRLERLQREGVRRVGSPARGFRYVDARGRRVDAKTKERIEALRLPPAWRDVFISPSSTASLQAVGRDAAGRWQYRYHAAHRRKADEAKFRRIVGFARALPRMRRRVNADLRRQGLGRDKVLAATLRILGTCFIRPGSQRYAEDNASFGIATLRRNHVRVSGDTVSFDFPGKSGKQQHRQLTDRRVATLVRKLLKVPGRDVFKFVLDDGLVVDVRRRHINAYIQEVMGEDYSAKDFRTWAGTLICACALARARAKQAQAQAKGTALKKSMVAAVREVAEHLGNTPAVARSSYIYPSVLALFERGQVVDRYFDSVDELTSSRGDRLHCSEKALLHLLDTPRRRPDA; encoded by the coding sequence ATGCAAGCCACCGCCGCCACCGCCCGCCCCCTTCGAGCCCCCGCCCGGAGCCGGGGTCTCACGCGGCTGGAGCGGCTCCAGCGCGAGGGCGTGCGCCGCGTGGGCTCACCAGCCCGGGGCTTCCGCTACGTGGACGCGCGCGGAAGGCGCGTGGACGCGAAGACGAAGGAGCGCATCGAGGCCTTGCGCCTGCCGCCCGCGTGGCGCGACGTGTTCATCTCCCCCTCCTCCACCGCGAGCCTCCAGGCCGTGGGCCGCGACGCCGCGGGGCGCTGGCAGTACCGCTACCACGCCGCGCACCGGAGGAAGGCGGACGAGGCGAAGTTCCGGCGCATCGTCGGCTTCGCCCGGGCCCTGCCGCGCATGCGCAGGCGAGTGAACGCGGACCTGCGACGCCAGGGGCTGGGGCGCGACAAGGTGCTGGCCGCCACGCTGCGCATCCTGGGCACGTGCTTCATCCGCCCGGGCAGCCAGCGCTACGCGGAGGACAACGCGAGCTTCGGCATCGCCACCCTGCGCAGGAACCACGTGCGCGTGTCCGGGGACACGGTGTCGTTCGACTTCCCGGGCAAGAGCGGCAAGCAGCAGCACCGCCAGCTCACCGACAGGCGCGTCGCCACGCTCGTGCGCAAGCTCTTGAAGGTACCCGGGCGGGACGTCTTCAAGTTCGTGCTGGATGACGGGCTGGTGGTGGACGTCCGCCGGCGCCACATCAACGCGTACATCCAGGAGGTCATGGGCGAGGACTACAGCGCCAAGGACTTCCGCACCTGGGCGGGCACCCTCATCTGCGCGTGCGCCCTGGCCCGGGCCCGCGCGAAGCAGGCCCAGGCGCAGGCGAAGGGCACCGCCCTCAAGAAGAGCATGGTGGCCGCGGTGAGGGAGGTCGCCGAGCATCTGGGCAATACGCCCGCCGTCGCGCGCTCCTCGTACATCTACCCGTCCGTGCTGGCCCTGTTCGAGCGGGGCCAGGTGGTGGACCGCTACTTCGACTCCGTGGACGAGCTGACCTCGTCGCGCGGCGACAGGCTGCACTGCTCGGAGAAGGCGCTCTTGCACCTGCTCGACACGCCCCGGCGCCGGCCCGACGCCTGA